In Canis lupus dingo isolate Sandy chromosome 1, ASM325472v2, whole genome shotgun sequence, a single genomic region encodes these proteins:
- the LOC112645040 gene encoding cationic amino acid transporter 3-like isoform X3, giving the protein MLSPNQPCDSEHGASRVHMARNAHHDLDLGVLHSAPLRMLCQHVCQFGQKLLRRRPLGPKQGAESHLARCLNTLDLVALGVGSTLGAGVYILAGEVAKDKAGPAIIICFLVAALSSVLSGLCYAEFGARVPGSGSAYLYSYVTVGQLCAFITGWNLILSYVIGAASVARAWSSAFDDLTGNQVSRVLQGSFSLQAPHVLATHLDFFALGLVLLLTGLLVLGASESALVTKIFTGVNVLVLSFIILSGFIKGDLHHWQLTEEDYKLAMSASNDTSSLGPLGSGGFMPFGFEGILHGAATCFYAFIGFDCIATTGEEARDPQRSIPLSIIISLFICFLAYFGVSAALTLMMPYYQIHPGSPLPQAFLYVGWAPARYTVAAGTLCALSSSLLGTMFPMPRVIYAMADDGLLFRGLARIHPCTHTPMMATIVSGTFAAFMAFLFELSDLVDLMSIGTLLAYSLVVFSVLVLRYQPDQNLSKNEKTEMEIIERKPAPQASSLKSVPEAGTVQALWSLCNPVNTTPTLKSGHIAYGCALLLALLLTILCLILAQWPSHLFSGDPVYITGCVLLLLLIIGLTFIIWRQPQNPTPFHFKVPALPVLPLVSIFTNVYLMMQMTSGTWARFGVWMVIGFAIYFGYGIRHSLEISDEQPPASSSQTLDKNIPGAELA; this is encoded by the exons ATCTTGGCGTCCTCCACTCAGCTCCACTGAGGATGCTGTGTCAGCATGTTTGCCAGTTTGGTCAGAAGCTGTTGCGCAGGCGGCCCCTGGGGCCAAAGCAGGGGGCTGAGAGTCACTTGGCCCGGTGCCTGAACACCCTAGATCTGGTGGCCTTAGGTGTGGGCAGCACCCTGGGAGCAGGTGTGTACATCCTGGCTGGCGAAGTGGCCAAGGACAAAGCTGGGCCGGCGATCATCATCTGTTTCTTGGTGGCAGCCCTGTCTTCTGTGCTGTCCGGGCTCTGCTATGCGGAGTTTGGGGCCCGCGTGCCAGGCTCCGGTTCTGCGTATCTCTACAGCTATGTCACAGTGGGACAATTGTGTGCTTTCATCACTGGCTGGAACCTCATACTCTCTTATGTCATTG GTGCTGCCAGCGTGGCCAGGGCCTGGAGCTCTGCCTTCGATGATTTGACTGGGAACCAGGTCTCTCGGGTCCTGCAGGGAAGTTTCTCTCTGCAGGCCCCCCACGTGCTGGCCACACACCTGGACTTCTTCGCGTTGGGCCTGGTGCTGCTGCTCACTG GACTCCTGGTTCTGGGAGCTAGTGAGTCGGCTCTGGTTACCAAGATATTCACGGGTGTGAACGTTTTGGTTCTTAGCTTCATCATCCTCTCTGGCTTCATTAAGGGTGATCTACACCATTGGCAGCTCACTGAAGAGGACTACAAACTGGCCATGTCTGCCTCCAATGACACTTCTAG CTTGGGCCCTCTGGGCTCTGGAGGGTTTATGCCTTTTGGCTTTGAAGGGATTCTCCACGGAGCAGCTACATGTTTCTACGCATTCATTGGTTTTGATTGCATTGCCACTACAG GAGAAGAAGCCCGTGATCCTCAGCGTTCCATCCCCTTGAGCATCATAATCTCGCTCTTCATCTGCTTTTTGGCATATTTTGGTGTCTCAGCGGCACTCACCCTCATGATGCCCTACTACCAGATTCATCCGGGCAGCCCGTTGCCACAGGCATTTCTCTATGTGGGATGGGCCCCTGCCAGATATACTGTGGCTGCTGGAACTCTCTGTGCTCTTTCATCCAG CCTCCTGGGCACCATGTTCCCCATGCCTCGAGTGATCTACGCAATGGCAGATGATGGGCTCCTTTTCCGGGGACTTGCCCGGATTCAtccctgcacacacacccccatgaTGGCCACCATAGTGTCTGGAACTTTTGCAG CGTTCATGGCATTCCTCTTTGAGCTCAGTGATCTTGTGGACCTCATGTCGATTGGGACCTTGCTTGCTTACTCCCTGGTGGTCTTTTCCGTTCTTGTTCTCAG GTACCAGCCAGACCAGAATTTAAGCAAGAACGAGAAAACGGAGATGGAAATAATTGAGAGAAAGCCTGCACCTCAAGCAAGTTCTTTGAAATCTGTACCTGAAGCAGGAACTGTACAAGCTCTGTGGAGTCTCTGTAACCCAGTCAACACCACCCCAACTCTGAAATCTGGCCACATTGCCTATGGATGTGCCTTACTCCTTG CTCTCCTGCTGACAATCCTGTGCCTGATACTGGCCCAGTGGCCCAGCCATCTGTTCTCTGGAGACCCGGTGTATATCACAGGGtgtgtgctgctgctgctgctgattaTTGGGCTCACTTTCATCATCTGGAGACAGCCCCAGAACCCCACTCCTTTTCACTTCAAG GTCCCTGCTCTGCCTGTGCTCCCACTGGTGAGCATCTTCACGAATGTTTACTTGATGATGCAGATGACCTCTGGGACCTGGGCCCGATTTGGCGTCTGGATGGTGATTG GATTTGCCATATACTTTGGATATGGGATCCGACACAGCTTGGAAATCAGTGATGAACAGCCACCAGCCTCAAGCTCCCAAACTCTTGACAAAAACATCCCTGGTGCT
- the LOC112645040 gene encoding cationic amino acid transporter 3-like isoform X5 yields the protein MLCQHVCQFGQKLLRRRPLGPKQGAESHLARCLNTLDLVALGVGSTLGAGVYILAGEVAKDKAGPAIIICFLVAALSSVLSGLCYAEFGARVPGSGSAYLYSYVTVGQLCAFITGWNLILSYVIGAASVARAWSSAFDDLTGNQVSRVLQGSFSLQAPHVLATHLDFFALGLVLLLTGLLVLGASESALVTKIFTGVNVLVLSFIILSGFIKGDLHHWQLTEEDYKLAMSASNDTSSLGPLGSGGFMPFGFEGILHGAATCFYAFIGFDCIATTGEEARDPQRSIPLSIIISLFICFLAYFGVSAALTLMMPYYQIHPGSPLPQAFLYVGWAPARYTVAAGTLCALSSSLLGTMFPMPRVIYAMADDGLLFRGLARIHPCTHTPMMATIVSGTFAAFMAFLFELSDLVDLMSIGTLLAYSLVVFSVLVLRYQPDQNLSKNEKTEMEIIERKPAPQASSLKSVPEAGTVQALWSLCNPVNTTPTLKSGHIAYGCALLLALLLTILCLILAQWPSHLFSGDPVYITGCVLLLLLIIGLTFIIWRQPQNPTPFHFKVPALPVLPLVSIFTNVYLMMQMTSGTWARFGVWMVIGKTGVETVPARSIKEEDYGTICGPQRMNCSVHNLLERKFAESYSSSRIHTQHQTMWFIQIQVKQ from the exons ATGCTGTGTCAGCATGTTTGCCAGTTTGGTCAGAAGCTGTTGCGCAGGCGGCCCCTGGGGCCAAAGCAGGGGGCTGAGAGTCACTTGGCCCGGTGCCTGAACACCCTAGATCTGGTGGCCTTAGGTGTGGGCAGCACCCTGGGAGCAGGTGTGTACATCCTGGCTGGCGAAGTGGCCAAGGACAAAGCTGGGCCGGCGATCATCATCTGTTTCTTGGTGGCAGCCCTGTCTTCTGTGCTGTCCGGGCTCTGCTATGCGGAGTTTGGGGCCCGCGTGCCAGGCTCCGGTTCTGCGTATCTCTACAGCTATGTCACAGTGGGACAATTGTGTGCTTTCATCACTGGCTGGAACCTCATACTCTCTTATGTCATTG GTGCTGCCAGCGTGGCCAGGGCCTGGAGCTCTGCCTTCGATGATTTGACTGGGAACCAGGTCTCTCGGGTCCTGCAGGGAAGTTTCTCTCTGCAGGCCCCCCACGTGCTGGCCACACACCTGGACTTCTTCGCGTTGGGCCTGGTGCTGCTGCTCACTG GACTCCTGGTTCTGGGAGCTAGTGAGTCGGCTCTGGTTACCAAGATATTCACGGGTGTGAACGTTTTGGTTCTTAGCTTCATCATCCTCTCTGGCTTCATTAAGGGTGATCTACACCATTGGCAGCTCACTGAAGAGGACTACAAACTGGCCATGTCTGCCTCCAATGACACTTCTAG CTTGGGCCCTCTGGGCTCTGGAGGGTTTATGCCTTTTGGCTTTGAAGGGATTCTCCACGGAGCAGCTACATGTTTCTACGCATTCATTGGTTTTGATTGCATTGCCACTACAG GAGAAGAAGCCCGTGATCCTCAGCGTTCCATCCCCTTGAGCATCATAATCTCGCTCTTCATCTGCTTTTTGGCATATTTTGGTGTCTCAGCGGCACTCACCCTCATGATGCCCTACTACCAGATTCATCCGGGCAGCCCGTTGCCACAGGCATTTCTCTATGTGGGATGGGCCCCTGCCAGATATACTGTGGCTGCTGGAACTCTCTGTGCTCTTTCATCCAG CCTCCTGGGCACCATGTTCCCCATGCCTCGAGTGATCTACGCAATGGCAGATGATGGGCTCCTTTTCCGGGGACTTGCCCGGATTCAtccctgcacacacacccccatgaTGGCCACCATAGTGTCTGGAACTTTTGCAG CGTTCATGGCATTCCTCTTTGAGCTCAGTGATCTTGTGGACCTCATGTCGATTGGGACCTTGCTTGCTTACTCCCTGGTGGTCTTTTCCGTTCTTGTTCTCAG GTACCAGCCAGACCAGAATTTAAGCAAGAACGAGAAAACGGAGATGGAAATAATTGAGAGAAAGCCTGCACCTCAAGCAAGTTCTTTGAAATCTGTACCTGAAGCAGGAACTGTACAAGCTCTGTGGAGTCTCTGTAACCCAGTCAACACCACCCCAACTCTGAAATCTGGCCACATTGCCTATGGATGTGCCTTACTCCTTG CTCTCCTGCTGACAATCCTGTGCCTGATACTGGCCCAGTGGCCCAGCCATCTGTTCTCTGGAGACCCGGTGTATATCACAGGGtgtgtgctgctgctgctgctgattaTTGGGCTCACTTTCATCATCTGGAGACAGCCCCAGAACCCCACTCCTTTTCACTTCAAG GTCCCTGCTCTGCCTGTGCTCCCACTGGTGAGCATCTTCACGAATGTTTACTTGATGATGCAGATGACCTCTGGGACCTGGGCCCGATTTGGCGTCTGGATGGTGATTG
- the LOC112645040 gene encoding cationic amino acid transporter 3-like isoform X4 — MLSPNQPCDSEHGASRVHMARNAHHDLDLGVLHSAPLRMLCQHVCQFGQKLLRRRPLGPKQGAESHLARCLNTLDLVALGVGSTLGAGVYILAGEVAKDKAGPAIIICFLVAALSSVLSGLCYAEFGARVPGSGSAYLYSYVTVGQLCAFITGWNLILSYVIGAASVARAWSSAFDDLTGNQVSRVLQGSFSLQAPHVLATHLDFFALGLVLLLTGLLVLGASESALVTKIFTGVNVLVLSFIILSGFIKGDLHHWQLTEEDYKLAMSASNDTSSLGPLGSGGFMPFGFEGILHGAATCFYAFIGFDCIATTGEEARDPQRSIPLSIIISLFICFLAYFGVSAALTLMMPYYQIHPGSPLPQAFLYVGWAPARYTVAAGTLCALSSSLLGTMFPMPRVIYAMADDGLLFRGLARIHPCTHTPMMATIVSGTFAAFMAFLFELSDLVDLMSIGTLLAYSLVVFSVLVLRYQPDQNLSKNEKTEMEIIERKPAPQASSLKSVPEAGTVQALWSLCNPVNTTPTLKSGHIAYGCALLLALLLTILCLILAQWPSHLFSGDPVYITGCVLLLLLIIGLTFIIWRQPQNPTPFHFKVPALPVLPLVSIFTNVYLMMQMTSGTWARFGVWMVIGKTGVETVPARCRINHFSCCLEMTSENTNSILLG, encoded by the exons ATCTTGGCGTCCTCCACTCAGCTCCACTGAGGATGCTGTGTCAGCATGTTTGCCAGTTTGGTCAGAAGCTGTTGCGCAGGCGGCCCCTGGGGCCAAAGCAGGGGGCTGAGAGTCACTTGGCCCGGTGCCTGAACACCCTAGATCTGGTGGCCTTAGGTGTGGGCAGCACCCTGGGAGCAGGTGTGTACATCCTGGCTGGCGAAGTGGCCAAGGACAAAGCTGGGCCGGCGATCATCATCTGTTTCTTGGTGGCAGCCCTGTCTTCTGTGCTGTCCGGGCTCTGCTATGCGGAGTTTGGGGCCCGCGTGCCAGGCTCCGGTTCTGCGTATCTCTACAGCTATGTCACAGTGGGACAATTGTGTGCTTTCATCACTGGCTGGAACCTCATACTCTCTTATGTCATTG GTGCTGCCAGCGTGGCCAGGGCCTGGAGCTCTGCCTTCGATGATTTGACTGGGAACCAGGTCTCTCGGGTCCTGCAGGGAAGTTTCTCTCTGCAGGCCCCCCACGTGCTGGCCACACACCTGGACTTCTTCGCGTTGGGCCTGGTGCTGCTGCTCACTG GACTCCTGGTTCTGGGAGCTAGTGAGTCGGCTCTGGTTACCAAGATATTCACGGGTGTGAACGTTTTGGTTCTTAGCTTCATCATCCTCTCTGGCTTCATTAAGGGTGATCTACACCATTGGCAGCTCACTGAAGAGGACTACAAACTGGCCATGTCTGCCTCCAATGACACTTCTAG CTTGGGCCCTCTGGGCTCTGGAGGGTTTATGCCTTTTGGCTTTGAAGGGATTCTCCACGGAGCAGCTACATGTTTCTACGCATTCATTGGTTTTGATTGCATTGCCACTACAG GAGAAGAAGCCCGTGATCCTCAGCGTTCCATCCCCTTGAGCATCATAATCTCGCTCTTCATCTGCTTTTTGGCATATTTTGGTGTCTCAGCGGCACTCACCCTCATGATGCCCTACTACCAGATTCATCCGGGCAGCCCGTTGCCACAGGCATTTCTCTATGTGGGATGGGCCCCTGCCAGATATACTGTGGCTGCTGGAACTCTCTGTGCTCTTTCATCCAG CCTCCTGGGCACCATGTTCCCCATGCCTCGAGTGATCTACGCAATGGCAGATGATGGGCTCCTTTTCCGGGGACTTGCCCGGATTCAtccctgcacacacacccccatgaTGGCCACCATAGTGTCTGGAACTTTTGCAG CGTTCATGGCATTCCTCTTTGAGCTCAGTGATCTTGTGGACCTCATGTCGATTGGGACCTTGCTTGCTTACTCCCTGGTGGTCTTTTCCGTTCTTGTTCTCAG GTACCAGCCAGACCAGAATTTAAGCAAGAACGAGAAAACGGAGATGGAAATAATTGAGAGAAAGCCTGCACCTCAAGCAAGTTCTTTGAAATCTGTACCTGAAGCAGGAACTGTACAAGCTCTGTGGAGTCTCTGTAACCCAGTCAACACCACCCCAACTCTGAAATCTGGCCACATTGCCTATGGATGTGCCTTACTCCTTG CTCTCCTGCTGACAATCCTGTGCCTGATACTGGCCCAGTGGCCCAGCCATCTGTTCTCTGGAGACCCGGTGTATATCACAGGGtgtgtgctgctgctgctgctgattaTTGGGCTCACTTTCATCATCTGGAGACAGCCCCAGAACCCCACTCCTTTTCACTTCAAG GTCCCTGCTCTGCCTGTGCTCCCACTGGTGAGCATCTTCACGAATGTTTACTTGATGATGCAGATGACCTCTGGGACCTGGGCCCGATTTGGCGTCTGGATGGTGATTG